Proteins from a genomic interval of Geodermatophilus obscurus DSM 43160:
- a CDS encoding RuBisCO large subunit C-terminal-like domain-containing protein produces MRDPRRIRCTYYIEAVDVARAAAALAGEQSSGTFIAVPGESDRIRERHAAEVVAIRELGECAPSLPSRRRPERVTAAEVVVEFPMVNIGTDIATLLTAVAGNLFELVELYACRLQSIGLPDEFVAAHPGPAFGVAGTRKLMGVPDGVLIGTIVKPNVGLVEEEFRGVVRELARASIDLIKDDELMTDPAYLPLETRVRVALEEIADAEQVTGHRTMYAFNITGDLAGLQRRHDLVVEAGGNCVMLNVPVMGLPALAWLRGFAQVPIHGHRAGLAASMRSPALGVDFTVWQQLARLAGADHVHASGLGSKFYERDEQVAANIRSLQAPLGTTTAPLPTLSSGQNVHTPGPTFAAVGSTDLLMLAGGGIAAHPDGPAAGVRSLRQAWIAAVSGSPLADAAAEHAARGDSALAHALQTFPAGA; encoded by the coding sequence GCGGCCGCCCTCGCCGGCGAGCAGTCCAGCGGGACCTTCATCGCCGTCCCCGGAGAGTCCGACCGGATCCGCGAGCGCCATGCGGCCGAGGTCGTGGCGATCCGCGAGCTGGGCGAGTGCGCGCCCTCCCTGCCGTCGAGGCGCCGGCCGGAGCGGGTGACCGCGGCCGAGGTCGTCGTCGAGTTCCCGATGGTGAACATCGGTACCGACATCGCGACCCTGCTCACCGCGGTCGCCGGCAACCTCTTCGAGCTCGTCGAGCTGTACGCCTGCCGGCTGCAGTCGATCGGGCTGCCCGACGAGTTCGTCGCGGCCCACCCAGGCCCCGCCTTCGGCGTGGCGGGCACCCGCAAGCTCATGGGCGTGCCGGACGGCGTGCTGATCGGCACGATCGTCAAGCCGAACGTCGGCCTGGTGGAGGAGGAGTTCCGCGGCGTGGTGCGCGAACTGGCCCGCGCCTCGATCGACCTCATCAAGGACGACGAGCTGATGACCGATCCGGCGTACCTCCCCCTGGAGACCCGCGTCCGTGTCGCGCTGGAGGAGATCGCCGACGCCGAGCAGGTCACCGGGCACCGGACGATGTACGCCTTCAACATCACCGGGGACCTCGCCGGCCTCCAGCGCCGTCATGACCTGGTGGTCGAGGCGGGCGGGAACTGCGTGATGCTCAACGTCCCGGTCATGGGCCTGCCGGCGCTCGCGTGGCTGCGCGGGTTCGCCCAGGTGCCCATCCACGGCCACCGGGCCGGACTGGCCGCCTCGATGCGCTCCCCCGCCTTGGGGGTGGACTTCACGGTCTGGCAGCAGCTGGCCCGCCTGGCCGGCGCCGACCACGTCCACGCCAGCGGGCTGGGCAGCAAGTTCTACGAGCGGGACGAGCAGGTCGCGGCGAACATCCGCAGCCTGCAGGCGCCGCTGGGGACCACGACCGCCCCGCTCCCGACGCTGTCGTCCGGGCAGAACGTGCACACGCCGGGTCCGACGTTCGCGGCGGTGGGGTCGACCGACCTGCTCATGCTGGCCGGCGGTGGGATTGCCGCCCACCCGGACGGGCCGGCCGCCGGTGTCCGCAGCCTGCGCCAGGCGTGGATCGCGGCGGTGAGTGGGAGCCCGTTGGCGGACGCGGCCGCGGAGCACGCGGCTCGTGGCGACTCCGCCCTGGCACACGCGCTGCAGACGTTCCCGGCAGGTGCCTGA
- a CDS encoding four-carbon acid sugar kinase family protein — MADIGFLADDLTGASDVLAQAHAQGLDAMLVLDPGRSTPDDADVVGIAGPARSLAGDALDEAVRSGLAPLASLDLSVLLYKVCSTFDSSPTVGSIGRGIELLHERFPGHGPVPVVPAQPGFGRYTAFSQHFGAYAGEVYRLDRHPVMARHPSTPMHEADLRLVLAEQLASRRPVPGLQLPAHADGTFDDRWAQLREAADTEAFVVDAVDEAQMDTVAKALLRDPRPAGPALVVGSGGIMAALARLRGGAPRRPPAPTASRGPTLVVSASASTTTAGQIADAVGHGWVDVPIPAGDFAGDVTGRPWSAAVEAALRAGRNVVAHTTRGPDDPRLSAGSPTAAAVGGTIGRLAGDLARRGLTRDVVVCGGDTSSHALLAMGVGELRVNEQFVTAGPICTTDDAAAVAGCRVLLKGGQVGPPDLFRRFAGLV, encoded by the coding sequence ATGGCCGACATCGGGTTCCTCGCCGACGACCTGACCGGCGCCAGCGACGTCCTCGCGCAGGCGCACGCCCAGGGGCTCGACGCCATGCTGGTCCTCGACCCCGGACGGTCGACGCCGGACGACGCCGACGTCGTGGGCATCGCCGGACCGGCCCGCTCGCTGGCCGGCGACGCACTCGACGAGGCGGTGCGGTCCGGCCTCGCCCCGCTGGCGTCCCTGGACCTGTCCGTGCTGCTCTACAAGGTCTGCTCCACGTTCGACTCCTCGCCCACCGTCGGCAGCATCGGGCGGGGGATCGAGCTCCTGCACGAGCGGTTCCCCGGACACGGACCGGTGCCCGTCGTCCCCGCGCAGCCCGGCTTCGGTCGCTACACCGCCTTCAGCCAGCACTTCGGCGCCTACGCAGGCGAGGTGTACCGGCTGGACCGGCACCCCGTGATGGCCCGCCACCCGTCCACGCCGATGCACGAGGCCGACCTGCGGCTGGTCCTGGCCGAACAGCTCGCGAGCCGGCGCCCCGTCCCGGGCCTGCAGCTGCCGGCCCACGCCGACGGCACCTTCGACGACCGGTGGGCGCAACTGCGCGAGGCGGCCGACACCGAGGCCTTCGTCGTGGACGCCGTGGACGAGGCGCAGATGGACACCGTCGCCAAGGCCCTGCTCCGGGACCCGCGTCCCGCCGGACCGGCGCTCGTCGTCGGTTCCGGAGGCATCATGGCCGCGCTGGCCCGCCTCCGTGGCGGCGCCCCCCGCAGGCCGCCGGCTCCCACCGCCTCCCGTGGCCCGACGCTCGTCGTGTCGGCGTCCGCGTCAACCACGACCGCCGGCCAGATCGCCGACGCGGTCGGGCACGGCTGGGTCGACGTCCCGATCCCGGCCGGGGACTTCGCCGGCGACGTCACTGGGAGGCCGTGGTCGGCCGCCGTCGAGGCGGCACTCCGGGCCGGCCGGAACGTCGTCGCCCACACCACGCGGGGTCCCGACGACCCCCGGCTGAGCGCCGGCTCCCCCACCGCCGCCGCGGTGGGCGGGACCATCGGCCGGCTCGCCGGCGACCTGGCCCGCCGGGGACTGACCCGGGACGTCGTCGTCTGCGGCGGCGACACCTCCAGCCACGCCCTGCTGGCCATGGGGGTCGGCGAGCTACGGGTCAACGAGCAGTTCGTCACCGCCGGACCCATCTGCACCACCGATGACGCGGCGGCCGTCGCCGGCTGCCGCGTGCTGCTCAAGGGCGGTCAGGTCGGCCCCCCCGACCTGTTCCGCCGCTTCGCCGGCCTCGTCTGA
- a CDS encoding alcohol dehydrogenase catalytic domain-containing protein — translation MKAVVKHAAERGIKVREDWAEPVAGPGQVLLEVAAASLCGTDRELYEWTPSAQAFNLTPPVVLGHEGSGTVLAVGAGVENVTPGDRVALESHLICGRCYPCRTGSAHTCERTGILGMHIDGVFAERVAVPAGICVPLPESVSLETGALLESAGVAMHAVQRSGYAVAGQYVLVNGCGPVGLVIAQIALALGAAAVVAVEPNQFRRKQAESIGARVLAPSDDVVGVCRDLAGRRGGFDVAFEVSGVRGVLPPLLEALRREATLVTVGHPSEPAAIDIAAFVNKKGVTLRGIFGRRLWDTWEQLLLLLQSGRIDLDWLITHRLSLDEAEVAVELLTGDAGKVLLVPGVNRR, via the coding sequence ATGAAGGCCGTCGTCAAGCACGCCGCCGAGCGCGGGATCAAGGTCCGCGAGGACTGGGCCGAGCCCGTCGCCGGCCCGGGGCAGGTGCTGCTCGAGGTCGCCGCCGCCTCGTTGTGCGGCACCGACCGGGAGCTCTACGAGTGGACGCCCTCGGCGCAGGCGTTCAACCTCACCCCGCCGGTGGTCCTCGGCCACGAGGGCTCCGGCACGGTGCTCGCCGTGGGCGCGGGCGTCGAGAACGTGACCCCCGGCGACCGGGTCGCGCTGGAGAGCCACCTCATCTGTGGCCGGTGCTACCCGTGCCGGACCGGCAGCGCGCACACCTGCGAGCGGACCGGCATCCTCGGTATGCACATCGACGGCGTCTTCGCCGAACGCGTCGCCGTCCCCGCGGGCATCTGCGTGCCGCTGCCCGAGTCGGTGTCGCTCGAGACCGGCGCCCTGCTGGAGTCGGCCGGGGTGGCCATGCACGCCGTCCAGCGGTCTGGATACGCCGTGGCCGGGCAGTACGTCCTGGTCAACGGCTGCGGACCCGTGGGTCTGGTCATCGCACAGATCGCCCTCGCCCTGGGAGCCGCGGCCGTCGTCGCCGTGGAACCCAACCAGTTCCGCCGGAAGCAGGCGGAGTCGATCGGCGCCCGGGTGCTCGCCCCGTCGGACGACGTCGTCGGCGTGTGCCGCGACCTGGCCGGCCGGCGCGGCGGCTTCGATGTCGCGTTCGAGGTCTCCGGCGTGCGCGGGGTGCTGCCGCCGCTGCTGGAGGCGCTGCGGCGGGAGGCCACGCTGGTGACGGTCGGACACCCGAGCGAGCCGGCCGCGATCGACATCGCGGCGTTCGTGAACAAGAAGGGCGTCACCCTCCGGGGGATCTTCGGCCGCCGGCTCTGGGACACCTGGGAGCAGTTGCTGCTCCTGCTGCAGTCGGGTCGCATCGACCTCGACTGGCTGATCACCCACCGCCTGTCCCTCGACGAGGCGGAGGTCGCGGTCGAACTGCTCACCGGCGATGCAGGGAAGGTGCTGCTGGTCCCGGGTGTGAACCGACGGTGA
- a CDS encoding site-specific integrase, whose translation MARPHLELGTHGRVRVYPDPAGYRAVCLYRDWDGATRQVQRQAKTKGAAERALAVALRDRGRPGTGHEITPDTKVADLAAKWFSELEGKSPSTMQAYRDRLDRQVLPALGSVRVRELSVGLLDRHLAAVRASHGPALAKMTKSVISGMCGLACRHDALKANPCRDVARIPSQTRRAPRALTADEVRSVRAWLSEDATARERDMPDLVAFMVATGLRIGEACAVSWPDVDLDADTVTVTGTVLRVKGQGLVVSQPKSMAGERVLELPSWCVALLRRRGPSSGPVFPAPRSRKLRDPNNTRRALREAFHAMGMPGVTSHAFRKTVATLMDEAGLSARSAADQLGHAKPSVTQDVYYGRRRRATGAAQVLEQLA comes from the coding sequence GTGGCCAGACCCCATCTGGAGCTCGGCACCCACGGCCGGGTCCGCGTCTACCCGGATCCGGCCGGGTACCGGGCGGTGTGTCTGTACCGGGACTGGGACGGGGCCACCCGGCAGGTGCAACGGCAGGCCAAGACCAAGGGGGCGGCGGAGCGGGCCCTCGCTGTGGCGCTGCGAGATCGGGGACGTCCGGGAACGGGCCACGAGATCACTCCGGACACCAAGGTCGCCGACCTCGCGGCGAAGTGGTTCAGCGAGCTCGAGGGCAAGAGCCCGTCGACGATGCAGGCCTACCGTGACCGGCTCGATCGGCAGGTCCTCCCGGCACTGGGCAGCGTGCGGGTGCGTGAGCTCAGCGTCGGGTTGCTCGATCGTCACCTGGCGGCCGTGCGGGCGTCGCACGGCCCGGCGCTGGCGAAGATGACCAAATCGGTGATCAGCGGCATGTGCGGCCTGGCCTGCCGCCACGACGCCCTGAAGGCCAACCCCTGCCGGGACGTGGCGCGCATCCCCAGCCAGACCCGGCGGGCGCCGCGGGCGCTGACCGCGGACGAGGTCAGGTCGGTGCGGGCATGGCTGAGCGAGGACGCGACGGCTCGCGAGCGGGATATGCCGGACCTCGTGGCGTTCATGGTCGCCACCGGTCTCCGCATCGGCGAGGCCTGTGCAGTCAGCTGGCCGGACGTGGACCTCGATGCCGACACCGTCACGGTCACGGGGACGGTGCTGCGGGTCAAGGGTCAGGGCCTGGTCGTCAGCCAGCCGAAGTCGATGGCGGGGGAGCGGGTGCTGGAGCTGCCGAGCTGGTGTGTCGCGCTCCTGCGGCGGCGCGGGCCGTCGAGCGGACCGGTCTTCCCCGCGCCGCGCAGCCGCAAGCTGCGCGACCCGAACAACACCCGCCGGGCCCTTCGCGAGGCGTTCCATGCAATGGGGATGCCGGGCGTCACCTCCCACGCCTTCCGCAAGACCGTCGCCACGCTCATGGACGAGGCGGGGTTGTCCGCCAGGAGCGCGGCCGACCAGCTGGGGCACGCCAAGCCGTCCGTCACGCAGGACGTCTACTACGGCCGCAGGAGGCGGGCCACCGGAGCGGCTCAGGTCCTCGAGCAACTGGCTTGA
- a CDS encoding helix-turn-helix transcriptional regulator: MTDHTPGSAHTAEPTSQLLTIAEAAELLRAPVATLRYWRHLGTGPHSFRLGRRVVYRRDDLQSWIDARRDRGIPAGA; the protein is encoded by the coding sequence ATGACCGACCACACCCCCGGCTCCGCTCACACCGCCGAGCCCACGTCACAGCTGCTCACCATCGCCGAAGCAGCCGAGCTGCTGCGCGCCCCGGTCGCCACGCTGCGGTACTGGCGGCACCTGGGCACCGGCCCGCACAGCTTCCGGCTCGGCCGCCGGGTCGTCTACCGCCGCGACGACCTCCAGTCCTGGATCGACGCCCGCCGCGATCGCGGCATACCCGCCGGGGCCTGA
- the mobF gene encoding MobF family relaxase, with protein sequence MKIYAGAPAAARHYVEAGRGRADDYYLTEGAGLARRYTAGDGRVTELDVLAGDGYEAWVAGLDPDTGAARGRLRTDERAVRFVEVVINGPKSWSLAAALHPDIAAAYDAAQDRAAVQIIGWLGEHATTRVGPRGGQVQVPVERLEAVTVRHYTSRAGDPHRHLHLQMSARVLAAGRWRGLHTVGVRDFLAAINGIGHAAVACDPQFRAALAAHGYTLDGTGDLPELADYVGAFSARAAQIGRNLDRYERQWTIEHPGQTPGPGLRRAWDRRAWAEGRPDKVTPQPGADLTARWVAELAALGHRDPERPVALTPTPIGGVDRDGAVERVLSRLAAGRSAWNAADVRGEIEQLLAASGVVVDAGVRIELAEDLTARAMARCVLLLDRDGAVVPEHIRAWTAQPVLDVEADLTDRLAARSTPAPADRRREHEPELLAVVRGRLDTGQAAAVTALASDRSLIVLEGAAGAGKTTTLAAARQLLEARGRRLLVVTPTLKAAKVAAAEVGTAAGSAAWLAFQHGWRWNRDGVWARLAVGDADPRTGAVYTGPEREAGLTSGDLLVVDEAGMLDQDTARALLTVADEAGARLALLGDRHQLAAVGRGGVLDLAAGRVDPMAHLVLDGIHRFTCTDQDRHTSPDTEYAELTLAMRTGADPGAVFDALAARGRIRLHPDPAALQETLATLVAAHHRDGEPMAVVVDTREQAAELGAAIRDRLVADGRVDDTRVAISGAGQRIGVGDRIATRRNDRDLGVANRDTWTVTAIGSHDELVVRCGDPVPTDRAAADVTPSTVDGVTPAQAGQRVLPTEYVTAHVELAYVSTAHGVQGDTVPAAHLVVGEHTGAAAAYVGMTRGRTANTAHLVAEHLAEAREQWVAAFGRDRADLGPGHAAQLAAVEAARYATPRVVEQVLADLQQVWTVEQRSLERLAVLQPWCDVLRQAVALEAPHVGELARLEAEHRQASLAAHQATQRVQAAGAALAAEADRIRGGLLAAWDAERGAARAAPRVVLDGPGWWGLKREPVTRAGEQLAGWAGRWRSHLPGLPTEPEQLAREADRGDDRPALWRSFDTVARRAAEQQHPELAGLHAAAEAARRAGEQAQAALTDAHRRRADRLDPLGPTAWAPDPAGRLTVLERSVTTTRHELAAARARIADLQADPALLGQPRDRLTAARDAWRARYDADRQQRRVATRGPAAFPAGVPRPESERYGPRAARDVTPSLGR encoded by the coding sequence ATGAAAATCTACGCCGGTGCTCCGGCGGCGGCCCGCCACTACGTGGAGGCCGGCCGGGGCCGGGCCGATGACTACTACCTGACCGAAGGGGCCGGCCTTGCGCGCCGCTACACCGCCGGCGACGGCCGGGTGACCGAGCTAGACGTGCTGGCCGGGGACGGCTACGAGGCGTGGGTGGCCGGTCTGGACCCCGACACGGGGGCGGCCCGGGGACGGCTGCGGACCGACGAGCGGGCGGTGCGGTTCGTCGAGGTGGTGATCAACGGCCCCAAGTCCTGGTCGCTGGCCGCCGCCCTGCATCCCGACATCGCCGCCGCCTACGACGCCGCGCAGGACCGCGCCGCGGTCCAGATCATCGGCTGGCTCGGCGAGCACGCAACCACCCGCGTCGGTCCGCGTGGTGGCCAGGTGCAGGTACCGGTCGAGCGTCTGGAGGCGGTGACGGTGCGGCACTACACCTCCCGCGCCGGGGATCCGCACCGGCACCTGCACCTGCAGATGAGCGCCCGAGTGCTCGCCGCCGGGCGCTGGCGGGGGCTGCACACCGTCGGGGTGCGCGACTTCCTCGCCGCGATCAACGGGATCGGGCACGCCGCGGTGGCCTGCGACCCGCAGTTCCGGGCCGCGCTGGCCGCGCACGGCTACACCCTCGACGGCACGGGAGACCTACCGGAGCTGGCCGACTATGTGGGGGCCTTCAGCGCCCGGGCGGCCCAGATCGGCCGCAACCTGGACCGCTACGAACGCCAGTGGACCATCGAGCACCCCGGCCAGACACCAGGACCGGGCCTGCGGCGGGCCTGGGACAGGCGGGCGTGGGCCGAGGGCCGCCCGGACAAGGTCACCCCCCAGCCCGGTGCCGACCTCACCGCCCGGTGGGTGGCCGAGCTGGCCGCCCTGGGCCACCGCGACCCCGAGCGACCCGTCGCCCTGACCCCCACGCCGATCGGCGGGGTGGACCGGGACGGTGCGGTCGAGCGGGTGCTGTCCCGGCTGGCGGCCGGCCGCTCGGCGTGGAACGCCGCCGACGTCCGCGGGGAAATCGAGCAGCTGCTCGCCGCGTCCGGCGTCGTCGTCGACGCCGGCGTGCGCATCGAGTTGGCCGAGGACCTCACCGCCCGTGCCATGGCCCGGTGCGTGCTGCTGCTGGACCGGGACGGAGCCGTCGTCCCGGAGCACATCCGGGCGTGGACCGCCCAGCCGGTACTGGACGTCGAGGCCGATCTGACCGACCGGCTCGCCGCCCGCAGTACTCCGGCACCAGCCGACCGGCGGCGAGAGCACGAGCCGGAGTTGCTGGCTGTAGTGCGCGGGCGGCTGGATACCGGGCAAGCGGCGGCTGTCACCGCGCTGGCCAGTGACCGATCCCTGATAGTGCTCGAGGGGGCAGCGGGTGCGGGCAAGACCACCACCCTGGCCGCAGCCCGGCAGCTGCTCGAGGCGCGGGGACGCCGGCTGCTGGTCGTCACCCCGACGCTTAAGGCAGCCAAGGTCGCCGCCGCCGAGGTCGGCACCGCCGCCGGGTCGGCGGCATGGCTGGCCTTCCAGCACGGCTGGCGGTGGAACCGCGACGGTGTCTGGGCCCGGTTGGCCGTCGGTGACGCCGACCCGCGCACCGGTGCCGTCTACACCGGGCCGGAGCGGGAGGCGGGCCTCACCTCCGGGGATCTGTTGGTGGTCGATGAGGCCGGGATGCTCGACCAGGACACCGCCCGCGCGCTGTTGACCGTCGCCGACGAGGCCGGAGCTCGGCTGGCGCTGCTGGGTGACCGGCACCAGCTGGCCGCGGTCGGCCGCGGCGGCGTGCTGGACCTGGCCGCCGGGCGGGTCGACCCGATGGCCCACCTGGTGCTCGACGGGATCCACCGCTTCACCTGCACCGACCAAGACCGCCACACGAGCCCGGACACCGAGTACGCCGAGCTGACCTTGGCCATGCGCACCGGCGCCGATCCGGGCGCGGTGTTCGACGCCCTCGCCGCCCGCGGCCGGATCCGCCTGCACCCTGACCCGGCAGCACTCCAGGAGACGCTGGCCACGCTCGTCGCCGCACACCACCGCGACGGCGAGCCGATGGCCGTGGTGGTCGACACCCGCGAGCAGGCCGCCGAGCTGGGCGCCGCCATCCGAGACCGGCTGGTCGCCGACGGCCGCGTCGACGACACCCGGGTCGCGATCAGCGGGGCAGGGCAGCGCATCGGCGTCGGGGACCGGATCGCCACCCGCCGCAACGACCGCGACCTCGGGGTGGCCAACCGCGACACTTGGACCGTCACCGCCATCGGCTCCCACGACGAGCTGGTCGTCCGCTGCGGAGACCCCGTCCCGACCGACAGGGCTGCTGCAGACGTCACCCCGTCAACGGTGGACGGTGTCACCCCGGCGCAAGCAGGACAGCGGGTGCTGCCCACCGAGTACGTCACCGCCCATGTGGAGCTGGCCTACGTCAGCACCGCGCACGGCGTGCAGGGTGACACCGTTCCCGCCGCACATCTGGTGGTCGGCGAGCACACCGGGGCAGCGGCGGCCTATGTCGGGATGACCCGCGGCCGCACGGCCAACACCGCCCACCTCGTCGCTGAGCACCTGGCCGAGGCGCGCGAGCAGTGGGTTGCCGCCTTCGGCCGGGACCGAGCCGACCTCGGTCCCGGCCACGCCGCGCAGCTCGCCGCCGTCGAGGCGGCCCGCTACGCCACTCCGCGCGTGGTGGAGCAGGTGCTGGCCGACCTGCAGCAGGTGTGGACGGTCGAGCAGCGCAGCCTCGAGCGGCTGGCCGTCCTGCAGCCCTGGTGCGACGTGCTGCGCCAGGCCGTGGCGCTGGAGGCCCCTCACGTTGGCGAGCTGGCCCGGCTGGAGGCCGAGCACCGGCAGGCGAGCCTGGCCGCCCACCAGGCAACGCAGCGGGTGCAGGCCGCCGGTGCCGCCCTCGCTGCGGAGGCGGACCGGATCCGCGGCGGCCTGCTCGCCGCCTGGGACGCCGAGCGCGGCGCTGCCCGCGCCGCACCTCGGGTGGTGCTCGATGGGCCCGGCTGGTGGGGACTCAAGCGCGAACCGGTCACCCGTGCCGGTGAGCAACTGGCCGGGTGGGCCGGCCGGTGGCGCTCGCACCTGCCTGGACTGCCCACCGAGCCGGAGCAGCTCGCGCGGGAGGCCGACCGGGGCGACGACCGGCCCGCGCTGTGGCGGTCGTTCGACACGGTCGCCCGCCGGGCGGCCGAACAGCAGCATCCCGAGCTCGCGGGGCTACACGCCGCCGCCGAAGCCGCCCGGCGAGCCGGCGAGCAGGCCCAGGCCGCCCTGACTGACGCCCACCGTCGGCGCGCGGACCGGCTCGACCCGCTCGGGCCGACCGCCTGGGCACCCGACCCGGCGGGGCGGCTGACCGTCCTCGAGCGATCCGTCACCACCACCCGGCATGAACTGGCCGCCGCCCGGGCCCGCATCGCCGACCTGCAGGCCGACCCGGCCCTGCTGGGCCAGCCGCGCGACCGGCTCACCGCAGCCCGCGACGCCTGGCGCGCGCGCTACGACGCCGACCGCCAGCAGCGCCGAGTCGCCACACGGGGGCCGGCCGCCTTTCCGGCGGGTGTCCCGCGGCCCGAGTCCGAGCGCTACGGGCCACGGGCGGCGCGGGATGTCACCCCGAGCCTGGGGCGGTGA
- a CDS encoding SGNH/GDSL hydrolase family protein has product MTLTQPLRKALVRAVLCLAAVALLTTASPASAAPPSPSPAKMDYVALGSSFAAGPGIPNIIDPRCGRSDNNYAHLVAEALQLTLTDVTCSGATINNIIGTPQNGRPAQITAVTDATDVVTATIGGNDVNYMADLHRNSCAVEGTTAVPGNDPAVPDPFDPLICTQFNLAAAQEQLAGLTAELVDMVEAIQEAAPNARVVLVDYLTILPQNGKPCPGLPLDREEIGYSLDVARQLALATKHAAQRTGAELVELSKASRHHDVCSADPWVTAWEFGPDIFAGGALAYHPNEEGMEAAAALVIDQLS; this is encoded by the coding sequence ATGACGTTGACCCAGCCCCTACGCAAGGCCTTGGTCCGGGCGGTGCTCTGCCTCGCGGCGGTAGCCCTGCTCACGACGGCGTCACCGGCGAGCGCGGCTCCGCCGAGCCCGAGCCCTGCCAAGATGGACTACGTCGCCCTCGGCAGCTCGTTCGCCGCCGGGCCCGGGATCCCGAACATCATCGACCCACGCTGCGGACGGTCGGACAACAACTACGCGCACCTCGTCGCAGAAGCCCTGCAGCTCACCCTCACTGATGTGACCTGCAGCGGGGCCACAATCAACAACATCATCGGCACACCGCAGAACGGGCGTCCTGCGCAGATCACAGCGGTGACGGACGCCACGGACGTCGTCACGGCCACCATCGGCGGCAACGACGTCAACTACATGGCTGACCTGCACCGCAACTCCTGCGCCGTCGAAGGGACGACGGCCGTGCCGGGAAATGATCCGGCCGTGCCCGACCCGTTCGATCCGCTCATTTGCACTCAGTTCAATCTGGCGGCGGCACAAGAACAGCTGGCCGGCCTCACCGCGGAACTCGTCGACATGGTGGAGGCGATCCAGGAGGCGGCGCCCAACGCCCGCGTCGTACTCGTCGACTACCTCACGATCCTCCCGCAGAACGGCAAGCCCTGCCCCGGCCTGCCGCTGGACCGGGAGGAGATCGGATACTCCCTGGACGTCGCCCGGCAGCTGGCCCTGGCCACGAAGCACGCCGCCCAACGGACAGGCGCCGAACTGGTCGAGCTCTCCAAGGCCAGCCGGCACCACGACGTCTGCTCGGCGGATCCGTGGGTGACGGCGTGGGAGTTCGGTCCGGACATCTTCGCCGGTGGGGCTCTGGCTTACCACCCCAACGAGGAGGGCATGGAGGCTGCCGCGGCGCTGGTCATCGACCAACTGAGCTGA
- a CDS encoding type II toxin-antitoxin system VapC family toxin yields MRVVADTHALVWYLLDDPDRRLSPDALTALEQAESTDGIAVSVASVVDLWYVIRTRGTFTDDQLDQVVELLRDPESSLEAEPITLDVAAAFRQIPRDALGDPWDRFITATAMALGLPLVTRDRRICESGLVETIW; encoded by the coding sequence GTGAGGGTCGTCGCCGACACCCACGCGCTGGTCTGGTACCTACTTGACGACCCGGATCGCAGGCTCTCGCCGGATGCGCTCACCGCGCTGGAGCAGGCGGAGTCGACCGACGGCATCGCCGTCTCCGTCGCCTCGGTCGTCGACCTCTGGTACGTGATCCGCACGCGGGGGACGTTCACCGACGACCAGCTGGACCAGGTCGTTGAGCTGCTTCGCGACCCGGAGTCTTCGCTCGAGGCCGAGCCGATCACCCTGGACGTCGCCGCGGCGTTCCGGCAGATCCCCCGCGACGCCCTCGGCGACCCGTGGGACCGCTTCATCACCGCCACGGCCATGGCCCTCGGCCTGCCGCTGGTCACCCGCGACCGGCGCATCTGCGAGTCAGGACTGGTCGAGACGATCTGGTAG